The Procambarus clarkii isolate CNS0578487 chromosome 64, FALCON_Pclarkii_2.0, whole genome shotgun sequence genome includes a window with the following:
- the LOC138354765 gene encoding loricrin-like, with protein MAETVVVMIGRNGGSDDGNNGGCDDGSNGGGGDARNGGGNDGSNGGGDDGSNGGGDSSNGNGYGCSNGNGDDCSNGNGCDGSKGGSDDGSNGGEGDGSNGGGDDGSNGGGDDGSNGGGDDYNNSGGNDDSNGGGDDDGGDGSNSGGDDGRNGGGDDYNNGGGNDDSKGGGDDDSKGGGDDGSKDGGGDGSNSGGDEGSNGGDDDGSNGGCDDSNGTGGVGRNGRGKDGSKSGDGDGSNGGGDGSNGGSDDGSNGGGDYSNGGGDDDSNSGGCNDGSNGGSDDGGNGGSDGSNGNSGDGSNGNSSAGSNGVGDGSNGGGDDDSKGGGGDDSSNSVGDENGNGGGDDGSNGGGGGDSRNGGGDDGSNGGGDDGSNGNGDECSFGNSCDGSNGGSDDGSNGGCDDSNGTGGDGRNGSGEDGSNGGGGDVIHGGSDSSNSGSDDGSEGGCEVSNSSGGDDSNGGSDDYINGGGDDCSNRGGDYSNGGGDDGSNSGGCNDGRNGGSDDGGNGGSDGSNSNSGDGSNGGGDGSNGCGNDGSKGGGGGDDSSNGCVMKTATVVVMSVSNRGGDDGSNGGCDDGRNGGGDDGSNGGGDSSNGNGDDCSNGNSCDSSNGGSDDDSNGVVVVAATVVKVMAATVVVMMAVTVVVMMAATVVVVMAATEEVMAPS; from the exons atggcagaaacggtggtggtgatgattggaAGAAacggaggtagtgatgatggcaaCAACGGTGGTTGTGATGATGGAagcaacggtggtggtggtgatgccagaaacggtggtggtaatgatggcagcaacggtggtggtgatgatggcagtAACGGTGGTGGTGATAGCAGCAACGGTAATGGTTATGGTTGCAGCAACGGTAATGGTGATGATTGCAGCAACGGTAATGGTTGTGATGGTAGCaaaggtggtagtgatgatggcagcaacggtggtgaaggtgatggcagcaacggtggtggtgatgatggcagcaacggtggtggtgatgatggcagcAACGGTGGTGGGGATGATTACAACAACAGTGGTGGAAATGATGACAGCAACGGCGGTGGTgacgatgatggtggtgatggcagcaacAGTGGTGGAGATGATGGCAGAAACGGTGGTGGGGATGATTACAACAACGGTGGTGGAAATGATGACAGCAAAGGCGGTGGTGATGATGACAgcaagggtggtggtgatgatggcagcaaggatggtggtggtgatggcagcaacagtggtggtgatgaaggcagcaacggtggtgatgatgatggcagCAACGGAGGTTGTGATGACAGCaacggtactggtggtgttggcagaAACGGTAGAGGTAAGGATGGCAGCaaaagtggtgatggtgatggcagcaacggaggtggtgatggcagcaacggtggtagtgatgatggcagCAACGGAGGTGGTGATTACagcaacggtggtggtgatgatgacagCAACAGTGGTGGTTGTAATGATGGCAGCAACGGCGGTAGTGATGATGGAGGTAACGGTGGTAGTGATGGCAGCAACGGTAATAGTGGTGATGGCAGCAACGGTAATAGTAGTGCTGGCAGCAACGGTGTTGGTGATGGCagcaacggtggtggtgatgatgacagcaaaggtggtggtggtgatgatagcagCAACAGTGTTGGTGATGAAAACGgcaacggtggtggtgatgatggcagcaacggtggtggtggtggtgattccagaaacggtggtggtgatgatggcagcaacggtggtggtgatgatggcagcAACGGTAATGGTGATGAATGCAGCTTCGGTAATAGTTGTGATGGTAGCaacggtggtagtgatgatggcagcaacg GAGGTTGTGATGACAGCAacggtactggtggtgatggcagaaacggtagtggtgaggatggtagcaacggtggtggtggtgatgttatccACGGAGGTAGTGATagcagcaacagtggtagtgatgatggcagCGAGGGTGGCTGTGAGGTcagcaacagtagtggtggtgatgacagcaacGGTGGTAGTGATGATTATATCAACGGTGGCGGTGATGACTGCAGCAACAGAGGTGGTGATTACAGCAACGGTGGTGGCGATGAtggcagcaacagtggtggtTGTAATGATGGCAGAaacggtggtagtgatgatggaggTAACGGTGGTAGTGATGGCAGCAACAGTAATAGTGGTGATGGCagcaacggtggtggtgatggcagcaatGGTTGTGGTAATGATGgcagcaaaggtggtggtggtggtgatgatagcagCAACGGTTGTGTGATGAAAACagcaacggtggtggtgatgagtgtcaGCAaccgtggtggtgatgatggcagcAACGGAGGTTGTGATGATGGAAGaaacggtggtggtgatgatggcagtAACGGTGGTGGTGATAGCAGCAACGGTAATGGTGATGATTGCAGCAACGGTAATAGTTGTGATAGCAGCaacggtggtagtgatgatgatagcaacggtgtggtggtggtggcagcaacggtggtgaaggtgatggcagcaacagtggtggtgatgatggcagtaacggtggtggtaatgatggcagcaacagtggtggtagtgatggcagCAACGGAGGAGGTGATGGCACCATCGTAG
- the LOC138354766 gene encoding glycine, alanine and asparagine-rich protein-like, whose product MAATEVVMKTETVEVMIGSNGGDDDGSNGDCGDGSNGGGDGSNDSGGDGSNGGIADGSNGGGKDGGNGRGDDGYNGGGDDGSTGGGGDVSNSGGDDGSNGVGDDGSNGDGNDGTKGGGDEKKQRWW is encoded by the coding sequence ATGGCTGCAACGGAGGTGGTGATGAAAACAGAAACGGTGGAGGTGATGATTGGCAGCaacggtggtgatgatgatggcagcaatggtgattgtggtgatggcagcaacggaggtggtgatggcagcaacgatagtggtggtgatggcagcaacGGTGGTATTGCTGATGGCAGTAACGGTGGTGGTAAAGATGGCGGCAACGGTCGTGGTGATGATGGCTAcaacggtggtggtgatgatggcagcaccggtggtggtggtgatgtcagcaacagtggtggtgatgatggcagcaacggtgttggtgatgatggcagCAACGGTGATGGTAATGATGGCACCAAGGGTGGCGGTGACGAAAAAAagcaacggtggtggtga
- the LOC138354767 gene encoding uncharacterized protein has product MSATEVMMKTETVEVMIGSNGGGDDGSKSDCGDGSNGGGDGSNDSGGDGSNGGIDDGSNGGDEDGSNGRGDDSYNGGGDDGSTGGGGDGSNSGGDDGSNGVGDDGSNGGGNDGTKGGGDENSNGGGDDWQQRWW; this is encoded by the coding sequence atgtctgCAACGGAGGTGATGATGAAAACAGAAACGGTGGAGGTGATGATTGGCagcaacggtggtggtgatgatggcagcaaaagtgattgtggtgatggcagcaacggaggtggtgatggtagcaacgatagtggtggtgatggcagcaacGGTGGTATTGATGATGGCAGTAACGGTGGTGATGAAGATGGCAGCAACGGTCGTGGTGATGATAGCTAcaacggtggtggtgatgatggcagcaccggtggtggtggtgatggcagcaacagtggtggtgatgatggcagcaacggtgttggtgatgatggcagCAACGGTGGTGGTAATGATGGCACGAAGGGTGGTGGTGACGAAAACagcaacggtggtggtgatgattggcagcaacggtggtggtga